The proteins below are encoded in one region of Ascochyta rabiei chromosome 9, complete sequence:
- a CDS encoding 54S ribosomal protein L6 mitochondrial, whose translation MFAPARRRCAQAIAQSTSPAADSIPTFLLPRFAAPRTFTTTAQCGSKIGALPLSVPPGVTFSVIAPKAAAKGARTQSTNMVHVKGPLGELSMEIAPYIAIDQQSMTLSIQDATDAKQKAMWGTTRAYLQNHILGVSEGHSAILRFVGVGFRASIEDTATTVEAEFPGQKFVNLKVGYSHPVELCIPKGVTASTPQPTRLLLEGPEKEVVMQFAAKIRKWRVPEPYKGKGIFVNGETIKLKNKKVS comes from the exons ATGTTCGCCCCAGCACGCCGGCGATGCGCGCAAGCCATTGCACAATCCACCTCCCCTGCCGCCGACTCGATACCGACGTTCCTCCTGCCCCGGTTCGCTGCGCCCAGGACCTTCACCACAACCGCACAATGCGGGTCCAAGATCGGAGCGCTCCCGCTTTCAGTACCCCCGGGCGTGACCTTCAGTGTGATCGCGCCAAAAGCAGCTGCAAAGGGAGCAAGAACACAGTCAACAAACATGGTGCACGTGAAGGGACCGCTGGGCGAGCTGTCGATGGAGATAGCGCCCTACATCGCCATTGACCAGCAGTCGATGACGCTGAGCATACAAGATGCCACCGATGCGAAGCAGAAGGCCATGTGGG GAACCACACGTGCATACCTCCAGAACCACATCCTCGGCGTCAGCGAAGGCCACAGCGCAATTTTGCGTTTCGTGGGTGTCGGTTTCCGTGCCTCGATCGAAGACACAGCCACGACCGTCGAAGCCGAGTTCCCTGGCCAGAAGTTTGTCAACCTGAAAGTCGGGTACTCGCACCCAGTCGAACTCTGCATACCCAAGGGCGTAACGGCGAGCACACCGCAGCCTACACGCTTGCTGCTCGAGGGCCCCGAGAAAGAGGTGGTGATGCAGTTCGCAGCGAAGATCAGAAAGTGGCGCGTACCAGAGCCGtacaagggcaagggcatcTTTGTCAACGGCGAGACGATCAAGCTGAAGAACAAGAAGGTGTCGTAA
- a CDS encoding putative serine/threonine-protein kinase iks1: MDDRERQRSMSLIPYLPAESREIVLRHGSAVVVYDQRSKQLSLRDASQSADVDATSSCPYCHRAYREPSPHDTDDDDHPHSPGEPGLDHGFVNPGYFQMLRGSQPSSTAGSRPPSPHKQLGPAITRDAAAAFQAPEGAEFVGSTPLPPRNQGISARAFSPNYFKTFFIEERELGRGGKGVVLLVQHVLDGVQLGKFACKRVPVGDDHEWLEKVLIEVQLLQNLSHQNLVSYRHVWLEDYQINTFGPSVPCAFILQQYCDGGDLHDYILNSAKTTITKDQMKERLRRRSKGQMEEPDDMFGPRRMHFEEIISFFKDITSGLNHLHANGYIHRDLKPSNCLLHRDKYGMKVLVSDFGEVQSANVARNSSGATGTISYCAPEVLRQERPGGPYGNFTTKSDIFSLGMIVYFMCFARLPYRNADGIDEDNEDLDQLRAEISTWAGIDDEQRVRSDLPEKLYKSLKRLLALNPDERPATEEILHVLKAPSVFDEFNAYAGASGIDDFSPRISRADTPSPGPAQMTRKRSSVHHYTRLGRSKLGASVTEHSPSPPPAHPTRRTSSEEAAVILRSKKLDFPRPEEAVRTPSPQRLMLPPPPHDGQSWVGQYRDRMVSIFENPATAGVVRVVLFFAKAVSLFGSCQPFAAEPWAAYSLLGLASVDFLYPHVVMVPHIRRWYPGGLVGSMALLLIHSTIVAILWRNDKLCARRRIAWEGF; this comes from the exons ATGGATGATCGCGAACGGCAAAGGAGCATGTCGCTCATACCCTACCTACCAGCAGAATCGCGAGAGATTGTTTT GCGCCATGGTTCCGCAGTCGTTGTCTACGATCAGCGGTCTAAGCAACTCTCTCTCCGCGACGCCTCCCAGTCTGCCGACGTAGACGCAACATCCTCCTGCCCATACTGCCACCGAGCCTACCGCGAACCGTCACCACACGACACCGACGACGATGACCATCCACATTCGCCTGGCGAGCCTGGCTTGGACCATGGGTTTGTCAATCCGGGGTACTTCCAGATGCTGCGCGGTAGTCAGCCCAGCTCCACAGCAGGCTCACGTCCACCGTCACCACACAAACAATTAGGCCCTGCGATAACCCGGGATGCGGCTGCTGCATTTCAGGCACCGGAAGGGGCCGAGTTTGTAGGCAGCACGCCTCTACCTCCCAGGAACCAGGGCATATCTGCGAGGGCGTTCAGCCCCAACTATTTCAAGACGTTCTTCATCGAAGAAAGGGAGCTGGGAAGAGGAGGCAAAGGAGTGGTGCTCCTTGTGCAGCACGTTCTAGACGGAGTGCAGCTTGGCAAGTTCGCCTGTAAGCGTGTGCCAGTCGGCGATGACCACGAATGGCTTGAGAAGGTTTTGATCGAAGTGCAACTGCTACAGAACCTCTCGCACCAAAACCTCGTCTCGTACCGCCATGTCTGGCTTGAGGACTATCAAATCAATACCTTTGGCCCAAGCGTACCGTGCGCCTTCATTCTACAGCAATACTGCGACGGAGGAGATCTGCACGACTACATTCTTAACTCTGCGAAAACGACAATCACAAAAGACCAGATGAAGGAGCGGCTCAGACGAAGATCAAAAGGGCAGATGGAAGAGCCAGACGACATGTTTGGACCACGGCGCATGCATTTCGAGGAGATCATCTCGTTCTTCAAAGACATCACGTCAGGCCTAAATCATCTGCACGCGAACGGCTACATTCACAGAGACCTGAAGCCCAGCAACTGTCTTTTGCATCGCGATAAATATGGAATGAAGGTCTTAGTGAGCGACTTCGGCGAAGTACAGTCAGCAAACGTCGCCCGAAACTCCTCTGGCGCTACAGGCACTATTTCGTACTGTGCTCCAGAAGTCCTTAGGCAGGAACGTCCAGGAGGACCGTATGGTAACTTCACCACCAAGTCGGACATATTCTCCCTCGGCATGATTGTCTACTTCATGTGCTTTGCTCGCCTACCGTACAGGAATGCGGATGGCATCGATGAAGACAACGAGGATCTGGACCAGTTGCGCGCCGAGATATCCACATGGGCCGGCATCGATGACGAACAGCGCGTTCGATCTGATCTGCCCGAGAAGCTATATAAATCGCTCAAACGGTTGCTTGCACTAAACCCTGATGAGCGCCCAGCAACCGAGGAGATTTTGCATGTTCTGAAGGCACCGTCCGTCTTCGATGAGTTCAACGCGTATGCTGGTGCGTCAGGCATTGATGATTTCAGTCCTCGCATATCGCGTGCAGACACACCTAGCCCCGGACCTGCTCAGATGACCAGAAAGCGAAGCTCGGTACACCACTACACGCGGCTGGGTCGCTCCAAGTTAGGTGCATCGGTTACGGAGCATTCCCCAAGCCCTCCGCCGGCCCACCCCACACGAAGGACAAGCTCAGAAGAGGCAGCGGTAATTCTGAGGTCGAAGAAGCTGGACTTTCCAAGGCCTGAAGAGGCTGTTAGGACACCCTCTCCGCAACGGCTTATGCTGCCGCCTCCTCCTCATGATGGGCAGAGTTGGGTTGGGCAGTATCGCGACCGTATGGTGAGCATCTTTGAGAACCCAGCCACAGCCGGCGTGGTCAGGGTCGTCCTGTTCTTTGCCAAGGCCGTCAGCTTGTTCGGCTCTTGCCAACCATTCGCAGCGGAGCCGTGGGCAGCATATTCACTGCTGGGCTTAGCATCCGTCGATTTCCTGTATCCACATGTCGTCATGGTACCTCATATTCGGCGTTGGTATCCTGGTGGTTTGGTGGGAAGCATGGCATTGTTGTTGATACACTCCACGATTGTAGCGATACTCTGGCGGAACGACAAGCTGTGTGCTAGAAGGCGCATTGCTTGGGAAGGGTTTTGA
- a CDS encoding Glucose-6-phosphate 1-epimerase, which yields MVDRANRPSALNAPKSSGPSAQVDVVGDGGSQKVVASLPSGESVEVYLFGATVTSWKSNGGQTENLWVSESADLTGKKPIRGGVPVVFPNFGPPPKTGPTSQLSQHGFARNSRWEYLGKSSTEDALDTSSVKLDFGLDRNGISEEHRKAWPLDFGLVYSVTLSKDSLQTVITVRNEGQESFEFQFLLHTYFRIKDISKVSVNGLGSVEYVDKVLDATTHTQSEPTLRFNGEVDRVYKDIKIDTTSILEDGKPRFDVIRDNVKDTVTWNPWIEKAKATADFAPDDGYKQMVCVEVGAVNGWQKLEKGEVFEGGMLVKSHL from the exons ATGGTTGACCGCGCCAACCGTCCCTCTGCTCTGAATGCACCCAAGAGCTCTGGGCCCAGCGCACAAGTCGATGTAGTCGGTGACGGAGGTAGCCAGAAGGTCGTAGCATCGCTGCCGTCTGGTGAGAGCGTGGAAGTCTACCTGTTTGGTGCTACCGTAACTAGCTGGAAGAGCAATGGCGGACAGACAGAAAACCTGTGGGTCAGCGAGAGCGCAGATCTGACCGGAAAGAAGCCCATCAGGGGCGGTGTTCCAGTCGTCTTCCCG AACTTCGGCCCTCCTCCCAAGACGGGCCCCACGTCGCAACTCTCCCAACACGGTTTCGCACGCAACTCACGCTGGGAGTACCTAGGCAAGTCGTCCACCGAAGACGCGCTAGACACCAGCTCCGTAAAGCTCGATTTTGGTCTCGACCGCAATGGCATCAGTGAGGAACACCGCAAGGCATGGCCGCTAGACTTTGGCCTGGTGTACAGCGTCACGTTGAGCAAGGACAGCTTGCAGACAGTCATCACTGTACGCAACGAAGGACAGGAGAGCTTCGAGTTCCAGTTCTTGCTGCACACCTACTTCAGGATCAAG GACATCTCCAAGGTCTCCGTCAACGGCCTCGGAAGCGTAGAATACGTTGACAAGGTCCTCGATGCGACCACGCACACGCAATCAGAACCCACCCTCAGGTTCAATGGCGAGGTCGACCGCGTCTACAAGGACATTAAGATCGACACCACAAGCATTCTGGAGGACGGCAAGCCTCGGTTTGATGTCATCCGTGACAACGTTAAGGACACTGTCACCTGGAACCCGTGGATTGAGAAGGCAAAGGCTACGGCCGACTTTGCACCGGATGATGGTTACAAGCAGATGGTGTGCGTTGAGGTTGGCGCTGTCAATGGATGGCAGAAGCTGGAGAAGGGCGAGGTTTTCGAGGGTGGTATGCTTGTCAAGAGCCACCTATAA